A genomic region of Methanosarcina thermophila TM-1 contains the following coding sequences:
- a CDS encoding bifunctional DNA primase/polymerase gives MKYAPRGYNPFYFVLEIGGKEPKQGISWKNNRKTITEALYWMRRGHNIAICATAKDPLCIVDVDDLAQVPEIKPTLQVTSRKRIGRHNYFFAIDGTAKRNIPTKDAGEVRSVWQYVLAPGSYVPCSEEEINRMPDCEKPYAGRYTLNNELPINTITFEELPEVYTARYAEMKKLEVDATIRELKREKYTGKNIGGKKSALWDLDITDVSGVSDTRGRYIPMPSVIHGSETGHNCKVSNGLMHCWRHSVCHNAFSYLCMLAGIASCERAGRPHGGRFFGVNAQDGETVFKVWMYAKEHGMIPEDDPIPRSALVYYAVDRGCCKKSEIQEGNRLPILGYTLTLLVAKQEGINLGRN, from the coding sequence ATGAAATATGCGCCAAGAGGGTACAATCCTTTCTATTTTGTACTTGAGATCGGAGGAAAGGAGCCGAAGCAAGGGATAAGCTGGAAAAACAACAGAAAAACCATAACTGAAGCTCTTTACTGGATGAGAAGAGGGCACAATATAGCAATCTGTGCAACTGCTAAAGATCCCCTTTGCATCGTCGATGTCGATGATCTCGCACAAGTCCCGGAAATTAAGCCAACCTTGCAAGTAACCTCCAGGAAGAGAATTGGAAGGCATAATTATTTTTTTGCCATAGATGGAACTGCAAAACGAAATATCCCGACTAAGGATGCCGGAGAAGTCCGATCGGTTTGGCAGTATGTTCTTGCTCCAGGATCATATGTGCCGTGCTCCGAAGAAGAAATAAACCGGATGCCTGATTGTGAAAAACCATACGCAGGAAGATATACGCTAAACAATGAACTCCCGATCAATACAATAACTTTCGAAGAGCTACCGGAAGTCTATACAGCGCGGTATGCTGAAATGAAGAAGTTAGAGGTTGATGCAACAATCCGGGAACTTAAACGGGAAAAGTATACTGGTAAAAATATCGGAGGTAAAAAGAGCGCCCTATGGGATCTTGATATTACCGATGTATCTGGAGTTAGTGACACGAGAGGGCGGTATATCCCTATGCCATCTGTGATACATGGATCTGAAACCGGGCACAATTGCAAAGTCTCAAATGGTTTAATGCATTGCTGGCGGCATAGTGTATGTCATAACGCATTTTCATACCTGTGTATGCTTGCGGGTATTGCGTCTTGTGAAAGGGCAGGCAGACCACATGGAGGCCGGTTTTTCGGTGTAAATGCACAAGACGGGGAAACCGTGTTTAAAGTATGGATGTATGCGAAGGAACACGGAATGATACCAGAGGATGATCCGATACCAAGAAGTGCGCTGGTTTATTATGCGGTGGACAGAGGATGTTGCAAGAAAAGTGAGATACAGGAAGGTAATCGGCTTCCGATCTTAGGTTATACGCTAACTCTGTTGGTAGCAAAGCAGGAGGGGATTAACCTTGGCAGGAATTAA